gatttttcagttaTAACATAATTGAGGTaattaaattctgtttataTACTCATTAGCTGCATTAGCCATGGTGCTGGTGACATTAGGTATACTTCCTAATGTAGATTAGGAAGTATATTGCCGTACTATCCTGAAAACCAGCAGAATTATTGCTATTTACCTAAACCATATATGCTTTAGTCATTCAGATTCTTACTCTTAGCACTGAAACTTGTTTACCTCATGGAATAGGTGTTGTCTTTATGCTCAATGCACTGGTCATCAACAGACATTTTGCAGCCAAGGACTCTTCATGTCTGAGAAAGAGTAGCAGTAAGGTTTTCTGAACTATAGTTTTAAATCGACAAACTTCAACTCtcaaaataaactctaaaaaaTCTACTTACTTTGCTCAGAAGAGTATGTGTGAGACTAATTTTGAAAAGTCAACAATACCTTTGACCTCACTGGCTAATTCCCTTGGTACTGAGGAGACATTTTGCAATTATCtactttatgaaatattgaaGAATATCTGCAGACCTTTTATTGAAAGTCACACAAACCCTGTTGCTCTCTGGTGACCAGAATATTCATCTGATTAAAAATTTGTGATATAATATAGACTAAactcaaagtttatttatataggaCTTTTcataaagttgatttaaaaacagaaggaCAGACATAAAATCTCTAGAGAcccagagacagaaagagagagagagagggccAGCTGACTTAAGGGTCAGAAAAACcccagcagagagaaaaggcCTGGACTTGCTTCTTTGGGAAATGCAGGAATGTTGGGAATGTGTTGACTTCACACACACGGGATGTGCAGCCACCACCCAAATGCTGCTGTCTTGATCAGCCAGAATCAATAGAGTCTTTGTGGTTCCTCTGTGTGAGTATGTCAGTGTGTATGCCTGCAGCGTGCACGTGGCCCTAACCCCAgcacacataaacacaccaCCCCGGCAGCCAGATCGCCACCACCCACACCGAGAGGCAAATCAGTGTGCAGCTGCATCGCCGACATCTGATGCACTGCAAGCGCGACATTTTTAAAACGCACTTCCAACATGCTTcagattgtttaaaatgtcacattttggcCTTATTAGGGTAAAATGAAGAGCAGTCCTTTAAGGTGttccatttgttttgttcatgtatagaaaaacaacttacattATTAAAAGTAATGTGATGATAATATCTAATTCCTTCATAAATCTTTAATATGTTTGTTGTggattaaaatataaacactggATAACTTTGTTTTGGAAGGGGGTTTTCTTGTAATAGAGCTCACataatttctttatatcttttaatatcttcaaaagATCAGATGCTAAATCAGATTATtcaataaaacttgtttttctcctcattcTATGAAGAGAAAAACCGGCTTGCAAGACTAAGAGTAAGGTCACTAATCAGGCTGTTTTCTGAATCTTCTGTTAAACAGATTCagcttttcctttaaaaaagaaaatccaaatcaCACACAGGAACTATggaataataaacatttctcaACTCACcacagtttatttaattatgcATGAGCATAATTAACAGAACAGTAACTCATGATCTTAACACAATATAATCCTTCAAATTCAAACTGAAGCGTGAAAAAGACtagatgtagttttttttatgtattcctcttgctctttttttttttttagaaatgtccAATTTAGGCCCactagcaaaaatattttagctaacAGACAGAAGAGCTTAGAAATCTAAGAATGTGTATTAAAGTCGTGTGTACATGCGCTTCAAGAAGAAGTTTTCCCAATCCAGGGATATTTTTCTGATGCCTGGTCTGACGTCTGTATTACATCTAATTACTTCTGTTTGTGAATGGTGCATTGGTGCTGCAGTCTGAACCTAAAACACTGCCTCCCTCCTCActtttgaataaatgaatgaatgaatgtgtgCTGCCGCTGTCCGCTCACATGGCTCCCAGAGGCGCCTCTGGGGTGTCTCGTTCGTTCAGCAAACACACCAGCGTCCTCCGGAGTGGGGGGTCCTGGTGCAAGAAGCTTCATATTCAGCATCCCAATAACAGAGAGAGACTTTGGCTCAGAGGACGCCCAGCAAACATGTAGCAAATGGCACTTTTATTTACTTGCCTGCGCACCCCTCTTCCCCCTTCATTTACTGGGAGCTTTTTTTTCAGCAGCCCCATGGCAACAGCGAGTCCTGTCAACAGACGTAAAACTTTCTCATGATGTCACCAGAACTACGAAGCTCTGCTAACTGTTATAGtgttaaaacaacacaaaacagcacTATGTTAATTGGTTGAAGGGATCTgatttgaagtttttatttcataaacagCATGGACTAGGACTAGACTACATACATGTTCCGAAGCCTTAGCGAAGAACATACCACCCGAACCTCAGCCTTATCTAGACATAATCTTGGCACTGAATGAGCGTCTTGTTTTGTGCTCCATACAATCTGTCATTTATCAACACTTTGCTGCTTGTCTCATTGAGACAATGCAATCTGCACAGGCCCCATTGCTCTCAGGCCTGTCAGTTGCACGGTTCAGAAAGGCAAATCTGCTGTTTGCACAGTCCAATGAGCACCAGTGGCTTTGCCTTGCTGCTTGACTCTTCCTTGGCAACTGGGCCAACCCTCTCTGACCTCTGAACTGGGTTACAGCCTTTggatgaaaggagaaaaaaatggttccTGTCTAAATTTAGCCCTTAGAAGTTGGAATAGACAGGGCCATGCCCTCAGGCCCCTAAAGGAAACACGCATCTTTGGGCAATGTGAACTGAGGCAGACCATCAGCCAATAGCAAGGGCGAGCACGGACCGTGATAGATCGTATTATTGGACGTGTGATGTTTGATGGATGTCCAGATGAGGGgaataatagtttttttaacaGATAGGTAGGAAGTGAATCCTTAGATTTCAATGCAGAAGCGGATGTGAGCTGTTTGCATTTAAACAGAGAATGATGGATGGACTTGTAGAGAAAGGAGTGCgatgcaaaagaacaaaaaccatGGATTCTGTTTTCATTGTATTAAAATAAGTACACTTGTAAACTATCTGGATTTCTGGATGAAACATAAGATCATTTGACAGTTAAGAAAATGTCCTAATAGAGTGAGTTGCATAAGTATTTCTAACTCTTAAATTGTTTCACAATCATTTTGACACAATGGCCATGTTACAACAGCAACCTCTGATGTATTACATAAGAATTTTGTTATTTGATACTTTATAAAACCACCTTTCACTGGAATTACAGCAGCAAGTTCAGGGTGTGTCTCCACcatctttgcacatctagacAGTGGAATTTCTGCCCTAATTATCACAATGAAATTGCACAGGATCAGTTAGAGAATCGACGAATAACATTTGGGAAGTATTGTATTTTCTAGCGAAATAGATTTGGACTTTAACTGGcccattctaacacataaacatgctttatttaatattaatgtagttatcctccttttttgtgttttctgccaGGACTGGACCTGTACTTAGCGCCATCTGTTCTGTCTTGCCAGCTTCCCTTTGCttgcgaaaaaaaaaaaaaaaggaatcccCAAGAGCATAATGGTCCCGctgccatgtttcacagtgtatTCTGGGGTTAATTTTCTGCGAGACATAAAACTTTGCAAGCTCAGTTAGGGTTTCATCTTCTATGTTTGCTGCATCCTCTGCATAACTTCCAAAGTGCAACCAAGGGTTCATctagttttctattttctactttgaccttttcagatctttgcacattttattgcttaaaatgtcTTCACCCTGAACTGTCTGGTATATTTACCTAGCTCTTTCGATGGTTTTTGTTTACGTCGTAAAAAGCGTTCAAAGAACAGTTGTAATTATACAGAGACGAAATTACACACAAATGTCTTTTTCGAACTGAGTGACCTGTGATGAGAATTAGTAACAATACAATTTATTTAGGGCTATCAGAGTAAAGGGTATCAATTTGTGAACAAATGTACAGCACTCTTCAGACTTGGAGGCACACTTTCAGCCAGGACAATGAATGACACCAATTCACCGTCTAACTACGAGACAACGGTCAAACTgagtcattttgaaaaaaaaaaaaaaaaaacaatttctaaagACCAtggatgatgttttttttctgcaagccACAATTATGCACTGCATTATTTTGTGATAGCTCATCGCCTAAAGTCCAAATAAGATACGACATTTATGGTTGTAACTTAGGATGTAACAAAAAGTTTAAGGAGTAGGAATACTTTTTTTGTAGTACAATTGTGCAATTTTAGCTCAAAACCAAATTCAGAACTCCGCATTATCTATCACTCAGAACTTTCAGGCACATGAGGTTTTCATTAAAACCATTACTGCTTGTTAAACAGTGTGCCGAGTTCCTGAGCTATGGCAACAGTTATCAAGTGGACAAGTGTTGGCAACAGCTGAATGCTCATCGGGGGAAAGAATGGCTGAGGCAGGGGAAAGTAGAGTTGCAGGGGGTCACACGCTTGCATGTgcacatgcatgcatgcatagCAGCTTAAAAAGCACAGGTGACAGCAAGTGACCCTCGATTAGGGGGTGAGGAACCTGTCGGGTTGCTCTCGAGCCACTCGTATAGCAGAGGGTCAAAGGTTGACCTGATTACTGAGAACAGTGAACGACTAAAACCTCGAGTGACTTTTGTTTTGATCCTAATAAACCGGAAGACAAAACTTAATGAAAAATAGTTCTTTGAGAGATCTCATCGGAATGGTATCCACAGGCTGAACTACAGTCATGGAAGTTTACTCCGTTACAGACTGAAGAGAGACAAGTGTTCCCTGGTGACATATTGTGAAGCTTTAGGTGGATTATCACTGCTCTGCTGTGGAATGCTTAACTTGCCTGAAATAGGGAATCAGTGAGGGAAGGGCATGAAAGGCATACAGATGCCACCCAAAGAGTGACGACAGTAAAAATTTAATGACATCAGAACGTGAGGTCATTTGAAAGGAAAGGGCTCTTCTCAAACTTCAACACCGTCTCTTTATAGGAcgaaaatgtttgtgttcatcaCGGAGACTGAGCCATTAACATTGTGTCTGGCACCAGTAGAGAAGCCctgattaaaatgtgaattgTTCTCATGAAATTATAAGAGGTGGATTTGTTTCACTTATGGCTTATGGTTTATGTGTTTGTTAGCTGAGTGTGTATGGCAATATATCCataatatatttcatatttctgtgcAATCATACCAAAGTAGTTGTATTCCTTTAACTAAATTCTTCAAAGGTGTGGCTAATGAGATTATGCatacttttttctcattattatgTCTGGATGTGTTTAAATTCTTTGTGCTCATTCTGTTGTTGAATTTGTACTTAGATATTGCATGGGAATAAATAGAAAACCTGCTAAAAGCAACCTTTAATAGATCCTTTATTCATATTTAGACCATTAAAGGTCCTGCTGGGACTGCAGTTTAATTGgactctgaaaatgaaaataaattctagGGAGTTAGAAGCTACTTTTGCAACCTGTTGACAATTTCTACCCTTGTATTTCTCCCATTTATAAAAACTGCTGTAGTTATCAGGGATAACTCTGATCATTTTTACCTGGCGTTGTCTTCTGAACTCAAAAAATCTTCATGGAATTACCTGCACAACTTAAaattagtcatttatttttaaaacattttatgaataaaataatattatatgGTTTTCAAAAACTTGTTGCAACAGTTTCTCCTTTGTGTTAGCATTAAGCAAAGCACTGGGAGGATTTGTTTACTGGTGTGAGAAATAGTCCAGCTCAGCGTCTCTACAGGCTTTTGTGCCTGTTataagacaattttttttaattcatgtatAATTATTGAGAATCCTATTGggtcaaattaaattcaaaaccaCTCCAATTCCTTTTAATCACAGATTCAAATCAAATTATATTCAGttcaagaaaaaagaagagtacCTGCAGTCAAATGAAGTTGATCAGTCAATGCCATCTGCTAAAACATCTGTCTAAAGAAGCCAAGAGAAATGCATCAGTTTACTGACTGTGCAGCATTACCTCAGTAAGCATGTGGtgacagcagagagaaagagcagCCATCTCAATGAGtaaccaaaacacaaaagatgACATAGATTACAGATTTTTAATGGCAGAAAAAAGATTCAGTCTGTAGGGTAAATACAAATCAGTGACATAAGCCTTTGtatttccaaacaaacaaatgagcatttgtttgtttggaaatacaaacatttccatttggtTTAAATCCAAAAGCCTGTTGAAGTATTTTCCAATTTTATTGGAACATAAAAATTTGAGGAAACTCAGAGGAACTGCTTTTTGTTGAGACATAAATCCTTTATGTAGCAAAACTTTGTATGTCCtcatttttaagtaaataatgttCTACTTACTTCATCctacaaataaataacacatgAGGCATGCAGGAGTTTGGGCTATAGCTGCAGATCCGTgaacacatttaatttattaagtgcaTGCCAAAGTTCTTTTTATGATGACAGTTTTGTAAGTTGTGTACCTAATTTATTAGTGTTAAATTCGCggaaaaaatgtgtgaaatctgAGAGAGATTACAGCAGTTTACTGTTTTGCAAAggtttgcaaaacattttttccccatttaaaTCGACCAGAGCAAGATAAAAACAAGAGCAGCTAAACCGCAATGAGCTTGTCTCTTTCCCGTTGCTCTGCCGCCCTCTGCAGGACGCATTAAGCACCGGCTCAGGTTTTTACTTAAATCTCTGCCGTGACCTTACAGAGAATGAATAACAATGCTGAGTGAGTTCCAGATACGTTTCCTTACAGCTTGAGGTCAACTCTCCACTGATGAATGGAGTTATGCACAGTATTAACCCACAGCCTAAGCCATAATGACAGTGCAGTGCGTGTGCAGGAAACGGCCGTTATATATAAAGCCTTTGCACCAGTCCCAGAGAGACTGCTCACATTTCCATTCGTGGTGAAATGTAGATTTATGCTGTAGTCATAACAAAGTCTGAATAAGACTGACACAGCATAATGACGGGTTAGTAGATAATTTGTTCTGCAGACAAGCGGCCCAACGACTGATGAATGACTTGGTGTTGTCTAATGTTTCTGTGTAAACTTTGTGTTAgagtaaaacattaatttaagtaCGAGGGAGGGTAACCATAGTTACACAGGAAACGAAATAAAGAGGAGAAGTTTGCATCTGTGCTCCTGGTACAGAAAGCTGAAAGTCTCCTCCAAAGTGCCTCATTATATTTCAGCACATGTCAGATTCAGGAAGGGTTTGATTTGAAGGATTAAAAGAAAGCGGGCAAAGAGGGTTTGCTGACTAGAAATGTGTGCCAAGTATCAAAGTACTGACTGGTTTACATTAACAGCTATAAATGTAAACCAGTTTCACATTCCAAGTCTTTGCTGCTACACTTGCTAAATCAATTCAGTTATTGTTTAACATTCTATCACAAATATCATGCTCATGCATTTAGGCCGAGTTTTAAGGGGCtgcactaaaataaaaagtgatgtaTAGCACATACTTTATTTCAGAACCAGCACTATGCCACTAAAAAGAATTattgaaacagtttttgaaatgttcagtGCCACATAAagtgctgcaaaaataaaagttgtcaAATTCATCGGCTGTAAATTTCACATCAGATCTTTCAGAAAAGCTCCAGTCGGTGGAGATTTTTGCATTAATGGGTGAGCTCTGCCTGCTGCCTCTGGAAGTTAAAGCTAAACCAAAAGATTACAAGGTAACATCATTTCAGTGTAGTTTTATCAGGCTTGACCATTAGAAATGCTTTAAGGTACCTGCTTACCTTAAAGCAGGTAATACAAATACAGgtaatgcaaaaatgttttacctgaAGGTAAAAAGGTAAtccatttttgttctttcaaaaacgtaactgtttttttaatgtctacATTGTTACATTATTacattgatctttttttttttaatatacagtaGAACATTAACAATTTGGCCCTTCATATGCTGCATGATATAGCAGCTTTCAGCACTATTGTTTTGCAACAACAAAGTCTCTGGTTCAAATTCCAGCGGGGGGCCGCGTGTGCACAATTTGTATGATCTCCCCCACGTACGTGTGGCTTCCTCCCTCAGTAGAATAACTTGGTCATGTGATGGACATTGTTGGTCCAGCAGATAGATGCACATAGTAGTAGGAGCATGCACTTAAAATGTCGACTTTCTAGGATTTCTAGGAATAAACATTGCAGAAAAACCGTCACTTCTTTTCTCGAAGTTGTTAAACATGATCCTCTGAGCAAAGGCCAGCGAGTTGACAGCTCGCTGTGAAACATGGCTTGTTTCAGATTCATGTTTCAGAACCTAATTAAACAAATTACACAATTTTTCTAACAAACAGCCTACAAGAAATGTATTGTAAACTGAACACCCCGTGTTTGAAAAGTCGCTGTCTACTGGTCGAGGTCTAGGCACCAActtacaaacaaacataaacacattcCTAAACCAGACAAAATTAGAAAGACTCTAGACTGTTACTCCTGTTGTATTAGCTCCTTATTAGCTCATAGTAAATATTTGctgtttattaaaagaaaatgttcggGCCAACATATCAGTTCGCCACAATTTTTAGGCCAATTCCTTTCTCAAACTCCAAAAGTTCTAAGAACCAtcatatttcaaaaatgatgtggatatttcaatattttctctaCAAACGAGACTATTTTCTTTCAGCGTTTggtaactttttaattttctccaaaaGGGTTAAACTGATAGCACTGCgtacaataatatttatttgttgttggaaaatgattttgatgaaCGAATATGTGGTTGAAAAATGCTGGCATGTGAAatcaatgggttttttttttaaaaaaaggagtttGTTATCTTTTCAAGTGTGTACTTAACTAGCGACTGTGAATATAAGTTAATTATTACACATGCTGTAATTAAATCAAACCAGAATGAACCAGCGGAGTTGCAGAGAACACTCTGCTGCTCAGACGGACCCTGGATTCACCTCCAGCTGGCTGCGGTGCTTGAGCGCCATGTCTGCCCCGCTGCTCAGGGTCTGCTACAGTTTCCGATGTTTGAATGGACTCAAAGACTGCAGGACGTGGAAACCAGGAGGGGCAGTTTTGCTTCGGTAATTTactcttaaagaaaaaaaagtaaatagtgTTTTGGGTTTGGCAGCATATCAGATCATTGACTGGTGTTTAAGTTCTGTCATGCCAGAATGTGTCAGAAATGCTACATTTCCAAACAGAAGACTTATGATTTATGCCCTTCAGCTTAGAtaattaaaagcacatttttgttgTCATGCAAATTAAGAAATCAGTTTCCTGCAAATTTCCCCAGGTTTCATTTgcttaaaaatctttaaagctgcattaaGTCAAAACCCTGAAATGACAAGGCACACATTTGTGAATTTGGTCTTTGCCAGGTCTCTCCACGTAGACAGTCCACCTCACAAACCCTCCCTGACCACCAGCTACGTCCACGGCACCTCTTCCTATTCCTTTCTTCCCCTGACTGTAAGTCAGAGCCTGGAAGCTACCGTCCGACGCTATCCTGACCGCGAAGCCGTGGTGTTTCTACAGGACGGCATCAGAAAAACCTTTGCTGAGTTTCAGACATATGTGGGTTTCAGATTTAATCCATTTTGATTAGGTTTTCAGAATCTTGCATGCATCAACCCACGTTCTGCCATTTCTTCCTGACAAGGTGGACACGGCTGCTGCTGGCTTGCTTGCTCTGGGCTTGAAGAAAGGTGATCGACTGGGGATTTGGGCTCCCAACATATACGAATGGATCCTTTTCCAGTTTGCCTCAGCTAAGGCTGGAATTATCCTGGTCAGTGTAGAACCTGTCTGTATTTACAAGTCGGATGGATGTTTGAACCTTTCAGTGACTTAGGGGGAGAGTTGTGCTGCTGGAAGTTTACCACGTTATCATTTTCCCATCAAATGCaattttattcagatatttagAAGTCCTGACAGTGGTTAATTAATTTGATTGAGACATTATAAGTCTTAGTTCATCTGGATGAAGTGACAACTCTGAACAcattcaattaatttaaaaaaatgttacgcacaactttgaatttattgtggattttctccaAACAACGAAGGATCAAAATTCTACATGCAAACTCAAACATGGACGTACATCTACACTGACATTTGgtcaaattaaaaactaaataaaactcacaTAGCAATCTGTACCTAACCACAAGGTCTGGTAACCATAAACATAATTCTAgttgcattgtttatttattttttttatttgtttttaattatttggacCAAGTTGCATTAATATTGAATAATTCTATTTAACACATACCAAAAGTGATGTCTATAAAGAAGctataaaactttttcttacaaacatttcacaatagCTAATGTTTCCTTCTGCAAACGTTCGGAACAGAATGTTATCTTGTACTTTTCCCCTGGTTTAAAAAACGTCCTTGATATCTGCTCCCAGCCAGTTCTTATCATCTATCTATAGCACAACCTCTCACTGAAAAAGTAAACACAGGGTTTTATAAAAACCAGCAGATTCTGTTTTTACTGCGGGGTATCTAATGTAGTTGTAGCAATCTTTTGAGTGCTGGCTGTGTATGAgagagaggaagatgatgagTGGATGATAAACACTCACAGAACAAGAATTGATCACCCAAGtcaaccatttttaaaatactcaGTCAAATGACTTTGATCTTTGACTAAAGTGATATTTGCAGGATAAAGACAGAGTGGAATAAAACCTAAATGAACTCTACATGGTTAAATATCCAGCCCAAAATATGCGAGAAGCTATCTGATATCTACAAAAGGCATTACTGGATTGTATAATTCAGACCATgcagaataaaaaggaaaaatcaacagattcatACTTGTGCCCTCATTCTTCGTTTCTAATGTATTGAAGTTGTTTGCTGTATAAGTTTTCCACCCGGACAAACCTTGTTGCTGTGCCGACAGGTGTCACTGAACCCAGCCTATCAAGTAGACGAATTGGCGTTTACACTGCAAAAGGtaaagaaaagataaacatgcagagtgaattttttttaaaacaaataatttctaaataataTTACAACCTAGATTTGCTGTATGTAGGTCCAGTGTAAAGCAGTATTGTGTCCAACCAGCTTTAAAAGCCAGAACTTTTGCGAGATGCTGCGGGAGATTTGTCCAGGAATCGAGTCAATGCCCCCGAATATGATCAAAAGCTCCAGGTTTGACAAAATCAAATGTTATCTTACTTTATGGTCCTTCCACTGTTAATATTTAGGGATGAACAGGATCTGCAATGTCCAAACGTTTTACAAACTTGTGAAGTTGAAAGTATTTTGAGTCACAAAttggtttgcatttttttcccccaaattaaaaatgatgttttttttagcctAACAGCTAGcttaaaaagcaatattttaattaaattaagcagcaaaatgtttgaatAGAAGTTGGAAAATTCTTATTGatttgaaacataaacaaaagagTCTTGCAAAGTTGCCTTAATATTAAAAAggcatttatgtttttttttcaggttgttTTCAACTATTTCTAGCAACAACATAAAGATATGGGTAATTCatcaattcattttaattaaattcaaatcaattcagtttatttatataacgctaattcacaacaaaagtTGTCTTAAGGCACAAtacaaaaagaataatttcAGTTCAATCATATATGCATTCCAACAGATTCTAGGTGTGAAGCATAACAGTATGTTCAATTAGTTATTGAAAGAAAACCCAGCATATTGCAAAGAGTCCGATTCACTTTTCTAGTGAGAAAAATTCTTATCATTTCTGAATTGCTGTTGTAGGCCACACTAAATTATTTAAACGGCCCCAGAGTCACATGTTGGACATCTTGCCctagttatttaaaatgtgtaatcATGTTAGTTCTGTCAGCAGCTCAGAGAATCTGTTTCGGGATCTTCCAGGGTGCCAGAGCTGCGTATGATCATTGTGACCGACAACAGGCAGCCAGGGATGCTCCATGTGGACGATGTGATGCAGGCAGCGGAGGGTCAGCACTACAAGCAGCTGTCGGACCTGCAGAGCCAGCTGTCCTTTGATGATGCCATCAACATCCAGTTCACTTCAGTAACCTTCATTACGAGACCTTTCACATGCAGCGTAGTGATATCATATCGAGACATATTGACCTAGATGCATGTTTCTCTTGCTTCACTGGCACTAGGGTACTACTGGAAAACCAAAGGGAGCCACTCTTTCCCACAACAATATTGTAAATAATGCATATTATGTGGGCCTCCGTATGGGCTACAATCACAGAGTGAGTCCACACTTGtctggtatatatatatatcaaaacacacattttgatttgaataatcaatgtatttattattcaCAATCAGCCTCAGGTGCgagtgtgtgtgcctgtgcCTCTGTATCACTGCTTCGGCTCTGTGATTGGAGGGATGAGCATGGCAGTTCACGGCATCACGCTCGTGTTCCCTTCTTCTGCTTACAACAGCTCTGCCAATTTAGAGGCCATCCAGAATGAAAAGTAGGATCCTCAGAGTCCATAGTGCGTCCAGTAACAAGAACTCTCAATGATTGCTGATCATATCTTCCTCCTCTTTAGGTGCAATTTTGTCTACGGCACTCCCACAATGTACACTGACTTGCTGAGTCGGGATTTACACAAGTATGACCTGTCATCAGTTGAAGCTGGTAAGAGACTTAAAAAGTCAAGCTTAGTTGGTTTTATTCAATTTGGAGTGAAGTATTGTCTTTGCTTTAGGGCTCATGGGAGGCTCTCCATGCCCCCCCGAGATCCTGAGGCGACTCATATCAAACATGAACATGAAAGAAATAACGGTgagcatttaatttttaatgcgTGAAAGTCAAAGAGCTCCTGAGAGTAGATAATCTTTTTACAGATTATATATGGAACTACTGAAAACAGTCCTCTTACGTTCTTGGGGTTCCTGCAAGACAACGATGATCTGAAGATCAACACTGCCGGGTGTATCATGCCTCACACTGAGGTATGCTTTTTTGGTGCAAAGAAACGGTGCAGCAGCTCAAACCTTGAGCTTTTTCACACTCTAACAAGGTGCCAAAATGTGTATTTCCAGGCCAAGATAGTGGACCCCAACTCGGGCCAGATTGTCCCTTTGGGGGCGTCGGGGGAGCTGATGACCAGAGGTTACTGTGTGATGCTCGGGTACTGGGATGATCCTCAGAAAACCAGAGAGGTCATCTCTGAGGATCGCTGGTATAGGACTGGGTAAgatgagtttttaaaatcagagaattttttgtaataattttaaagttatgAGTGAGTTACTTCTCCCATCCAGTGACACAGCCAGCCTGAACAGTCTGGGGTACTGCTGCATCGAGGGACGTATGAAGGACATGATCATTCGCGGAGGGGAGAACATTTACCCCGCTGAGGTGGAACAATTTCTCCACAAGCATCCAAAAGTTCTGGAGGTACAGGTGAGATTTAAAAACCGAGGGTGAGCGGTTTgcactaaatattttatttttacaagacaACTACAGTGCTGCTCGGCTTCCCAGGTGGTTGGAGTGAAAGATGAGAGGCTGGGTGAGCA
The DNA window shown above is from Xiphophorus couchianus chromosome 16, X_couchianus-1.0, whole genome shotgun sequence and carries:
- the LOC114159611 gene encoding acyl-CoA synthetase family member 2, mitochondrial-like, whose amino-acid sequence is MNQRSCREHSAAQTDPGFTSSWLRCLSAMSAPLLRVCYSFRCLNGLKDCRTWKPGGAVLLRSLHVDSPPHKPSLTTSYVHGTSSYSFLPLTVSQSLEATVRRYPDREAVVFLQDGIRKTFAEFQTYVDTAAAGLLALGLKKGDRLGIWAPNIYEWILFQFASAKAGIILVSLNPAYQVDELAFTLQKVQCKAVLCPTSFKSQNFCEMLREICPGIESMPPNMIKSSRVPELRMIIVTDNRQPGMLHVDDVMQAAEGQHYKQLSDLQSQLSFDDAINIQFTSGTTGKPKGATLSHNNIVNNAYYVGLRMGYNHRPQVRVCVPVPLYHCFGSVIGGMSMAVHGITLVFPSSAYNSSANLEAIQNEKCNFVYGTPTMYTDLLSRDLHKYDLSSVEAGLMGGSPCPPEILRRLISNMNMKEITIIYGTTENSPLTFLGFLQDNDDLKINTAGCIMPHTEAKIVDPNSGQIVPLGASGELMTRGYCVMLGYWDDPQKTREVISEDRWYRTGDTASLNSLGYCCIEGRMKDMIIRGGENIYPAEVEQFLHKHPKVLEVQVVGVKDERLGEQVCACVRLREGQTSTVEEIRDFCTGKISHFKIPYYVVFVDSYPLTVSGKIKKNILKKEVEKKLGL